The genomic DNA TGCAGAAAGTTTCTATCAGCAACCGGACCGCGGTTCTGGAACGATATTCTGCTTCACATGACACCGACGAGGGGGAATATCTGAAGCAGTCTTTCCCACGCATCCGCGCTCTGGAGATGGTGCATCGTAATCGTACGTTTTGTCTTGCGCGTATCAAGGGCAAATCGCTGCTAGAGTGCTACAGTGTTGACAACACCTCGCTCAGCTGGACCATGCCGCGTCCGGACCTCTTTCCCAATCTCGAAGACATTGTCGACATTCGGCTCGACTGGGTGTCCGGCAACTGGTACTACCTTGACCAGCAGCGCGAAATCATCTTCGTCTGTTCGCCCCAGATGGTACACTGTGCAATCGTCGTCGAAGCCCTGTCCGAAGTACTGCGGCCACGCCGGATGGCACTCGATCCCACGAAAGGATTTCTGTTCTTCTCCAAATGGGGTAGCGGCGATGTCAGCATCGAAAGGTCACTGCTCGATGGTACCAACAGGAGCTCGAttgtgcagaacaaaatcatTACGCCACTCGACATTGCGCTTGATTTGGTGATGCAGCACGTCTACTGGGTAGACACACATCTGGACACGGTGCAGCGTGTAAACTACGACGGCAGTGGTCGCTGGTTTCCGAAGCGAAGCACAAACTTCATGTTCCACTTTCAAACGCTCTACGCGCTGGATGTGTTTGAACGCACGATTTACATGGCGTCCTGGCAAAATGGTAGCATAGTGGCGCTAAACGGTACCACCGGCGAGGCGCGAATCGTTGTCCCGAACGCTTCCCATGCTGTGCATCTACACGTGTTTCATAGGCAAAAGCAGCCGGAAGTGGCGCATCCTTGTCGCATTCAAAACGGTGGCTGCGATCAGTTGTGCATACCAGTGTGGAAAAAAATCGGCGTGGCCATTGCACAATGCATGTGCTCTCCGGGCTACCGGTTAAAGACAAAATCACAATGCGTACTCATCAAAAGACCAACGTTTCTACTGTACGCCAAAACGAGCCCCGCCATGATAAGAGGCTTTGCTGTCGGTATCAAGTCCCAGGAAGCAATCGTGCCCGTTACCAATCTCGGTGGTCACATCACGTTCGACTACCATGTGGAAGACCAGCTAATCTTCTTCTCCCACAGCAACAAGTATGTCCGATCGATCTTGATACATGTTTTGAAGAGTGTTTAGGCGTTTTCTGCAAGTTTAacctttccatttttctttttcctagAGACTCTCCTTCATTTCGAATAGAAGCCCAAAAATTGGACGGTACTGGCCGAGAACTGATATTGGAAAGTCCTGGTTCGTGTGATGGCATTTCCTACGATTGGTTGGGCAACAACATTTTTTGGACTGATTCCGACAGAAACCACATCTCTGTGGTAAAGTTAGGACCTAAACGATCGCGCTACACAGTACTGCGACATCTATACGCGCCCAAGTAAgtggattttaatttttttgaaaaCACACTTcattcaaagcaaaacaaataaccTTTTCACTGTTCTACCTCCGCAGATCGATTGTGGTGGATCCAAAGCAAGGCTGGATGTACTGGTCGTCGTGGTCAGTTCCTGGCGGTCGCATTGATCGTGCGTGGATGAGTGGCTCTCAGCCGGAACAGTTGGTAGGCAGCAAGGAGCGTCCGATCGAGTGGCCCACGGGCCTTTCAATCGATACAATCCAGAAGCGGCTGTACTGGTGCGATGGACGACTTAATGTGATCGAAAGCGTCAATCTTGATGGCAGCAATCGTGTGCTGCTCTTCGATGGACGATCACAAAACCGATTCCCCGTCGCCCTAGCCGTCCATCGCCAGCTAGTTTATTTCGCAGATAATGTAAAGGGTCATATCGAGAAGCTTAACTTGAGCGATCCGCTCGCGCTAGAAACTATTGCGATAGAAAAACCGCAAGTTTTGGGTCTCAAGATCTTCGACAACCTCACCCAGTACGGTGGAAATGGACGAAATACGTGCGAGATAGACTGTCCTGGAATCTGCTTAAATACTCCCGCTGCAATTGCCAGCTGCAAGTGTGAAGACGGTCAGATATTGTCGCTCGCAACCGATGGGACACCAGTGACTTGCGTACCCTTCAATCTGCAGCACTCACTCGAGACGTGCAACAATACTACACATTTCCTGTGTCGCAATAAAGTCGACTGCATTGAGATCAAGTACACCTGCGATGGCGATCGGGACTGCGAGGATGGCAGTGACGAGGAAACAACGCCCGATGGGCCATGCGACCCAAACTGTGATCTTGAGCACAATTTCAAGTGTGACGAGCAGAGATGCATCAGCCGAGTGCATGTGTGCGATGGATCAGTGGACTGCATCGACGAAAGCGACGAGGACTACATTAACTGCCCGAACAAAACGTGCAGCGAACATTTCTTCCAGTGTGAAGTGAGCCATCGATGCATACCGAACACATGGGTATGCGATCGACACCTGGACTGCGGACCGAACGATAATTCGGACGAGCCAGAACACTGCCACAAGTGTCCGGAGTTTGAGTGTAGGAACGCTGCCTGTGTGCCGTTTGAATTTCTCTGTGATGGAGTCGACAACTGTGGGTAAGTTTCGTGGCTGGAGTGACGAAATAGGTATCGGTGTCTATATTTTACTGTCTTCCCGATCTCTATCCGATTATAGCGACCGATCTGACGAAACACAGTGCGATGTCGAGTGTGGAGCAAACGAATTCTTCTGCAGCCCTCACGGTTGCATCGATCGTTCGCTAATGTGCGATCCTAAGCTCAACTGCTTAAATGCATTCCACGAGTGTGACAAACATGCTAAAGCCGGTACCAACGCGACAACCGATCCCAGCATTCCTGTTCGTTCGGAATCGGAATTAAAAGATCTTTGCAGACAGGATCTGAAGATCATCTGTGGTGGTGACAAACAGTGCGAAGAAAACTACAACCGTGCGTGCCAACGAATGGAGTTCGGACCGTTCAATGAAACGATGACCTGCCATCATCCGGACCGGCTGTGTCGGATAACGAACGAGTGTATTAAGGTGGCGCAGCTTTGCAACGGTCGCACCGACTGTCCCGATGGCACGGATGAAGGGTTTCTGtgcgaagagaaaaaatgtgatAAGTATAACGATTGTTCTCACTCGTGCCATAACGCTCCGGAGGGGTTGGTATGCTCCTGTCCACCTCACCTATTTCTGCAACCGAATGGGCGCGACTGTGGTCATGACCATGCTTGTGACACATGGGGTACCTGTTCGCAAATTTGCACGAAAACTGGAACACATTACCGGTGTAGTTGCGTGGAGGGCTACACGCTTACGTACGATAAGTTTACCTGCCGTAGTAACAACGCTGATTCGCCTTACGTGATATTTAGCAACCGACAGGAGATCCTCGGTTTCGATCTGAACACGCTCGGTGTTAGAAGCTTCTATACGTCGTTGCGAAACACGATCGCATTAGATTTCCTGTACCGTAACGATTCCATCCAGATATTCTGGTCGGATGTGATGGACGACAAGATTTATCGAGGCACGCTGAAGAACGACACATTGAGCAACGTCGAGGCAGTGGTCCAATCGGGACTATCGACGGCCGAAGGTCTTGCGGTGGATTGGATTGGCATGAACATCTACTGGATCGATTCGAACCTTGATCAAATCGAAGTGGCCAAGACGAACGGTAGCTTCCGGCGAACGCTGGTGGCTGGGGACATGGTGAATCCACGAGCGATCGCACTTGATCCGATGGAAGGCGTTCTCTTCTGGACCGACTGGGAAGAAGGCTCGCCAAGGCTCGAGCGATGCACAATGGCTGGAGAAAACCGCACGGTAATCAAATACGTCGGATCGGATGGTGGTTGGCCGAACGGGATCGCCCTAGACTACATTCCGAGACGTGTGTACTGGATTGATGCACGGTCGGACTCAATTCACACGATCACCTACGATGGGCAGGACCACCATCTTGTGATCAAAGATCAGGGTGTGCTGGCACATCCGTTCAGCATCACCGTGTTCGACAACTACGTGTACTGGACCGATTGGCGCACATACTCCGTCATACGGGCCAATAAATGGAACGGTACGGATGTAGCTGTGATCCAGAAGACGCAAAGTCAACCATTCGGAATACAAATTCTACACTCCAGCCGACAACCAAACTCTCAGCCAAACCCTTGTGCCGTGAACAATGGAGGCTGCTCCCATTTGTGCCTGTTAAGCGTTGGTTTGCGACATGAGTGCGCTTGTCCACACGTAATGCGTCTTCACGAGGATCGCATGCAGTGCGTCCCGAACGAGGAAATCTTACTGTTTGTGGTGCTGACCGAAATCCGAGGCGTTGATCTTCAGCAGCCAGCGCATTACACAATTCCGACCATCAGTCACCAGACGCAGGTTGTGCAGCCTTCCGTGCTTGATTACGATATCAGTGCCGCGCGGCTGTACTGGAACGATATTCAgctgaatgaaataaaatcatcCGGTTTGGCTACGGGACCGATCGAAACGATCCTCGATACGGACGTCTCGCATTCGCTTGGATTTGCGGTGGATTGGATCTCGAAGCTGCTCTACTTTTCAACCGGTAACGAAACACACAGCCGCATTATGGTTAGCAACCTGAATGGCGAATATGTTACGGAGATCGCTGATGATTTGACTTTGGTCAACAGTCTAGTTGTGTATCCGACAAGGTAAGTAAAGATCAACAGTACGTGCTTGCTATTTCCTAACGAatgtgtttttgcttgcttccaAACTTTCCAGAGGAATGATGTACTTTGCAACGATGAGCGAAACGCCCAAATTGTACGAACTTTACGCCAGCCGTATGGACGGTTCCGAGCGCCAGTTGATCAGCAATTCAACGTTCTACCCGGTTGATAGTTTGGCGCTCGATTTTGAAACGAACCGATTGTATTACATTTCATCAAGACCCGGCGAAATCTACTACTACGATATTGGCAGTGGCAAGGTATGTGTATGATCGTGCAATTTTTAATTCCAACTTAAATGTGATCGATGAAAAATGCTTGTCTTTCTCGCTCTTCTTCCTGCAGATCATTCAAGTGCTTTCGTCTCACCAAGACAGCCACCCCATCAGTACGATCACAATCTACCGCGATTCGATCTACTACGATGACAATCATGATGGTCGCATAATGcggtgcaataaaaatctttGCCAGAATCCCGTCTCCGTGAGGAACAACACGAGCGGGCTCAATGCGATCCGAATGTACCATCCCGGGGCGCAGAGTGGAACAAACTCGTGCCAGAAGCGAACAGACGGAACCTCGGCAACAGGCTGTGAACATCTCTGCATCCCAGTGTCCGCTCAAAGCCACGTTTGTCGCTGTGCGATAGGCTACAAAAGCGATCCGCGCAACGCATCACGCTGCATCGGATTGGACGACATTTTGGTGTATTCGATTGGTCATCAGCTCAGAGGCATTGCATTGTCCCTATCCGCAGAATCCGTGGGCTCACAACCACGGAACCAGGATCAGGATAGCCTTGGACCACTGCAGCAAATTTCTTTGGCCACTAGCATCGATTTTCATGTCGCGCATGATTATGTGTACATTGCTGACACCGATCGGGGATCAATCACACGCATCAAGCGGGATGGTAGTGCACGGGAAGTAATCATCAGCAACTTCGAGCAGGTCGTCGATGGCAGCACACTCGACTGGTTAGGGGGCATTGCCATCGATTGGGTGGCCCAGAACATCTATTGGACGGACCAGAAACGGAACTTGATTGAGGTGGCACGGTTGAACGGAAGTCTTCGGTACGTGGTCGCTTCGGATGTGGAAAGCCCCCAGTTGCTGGCGATTGACCCAATTCAGGGTTACTTGTTTTACGTAACGCGCGGAACGATTGGCCGAATGGGATTGGATGGATCGGGCAACTTCATTCTGGTCAACCGTACCTCCGGAATTAGTGATCTTGCCCTGGACCTCGAAAATCAAGTAGTCTATTGGTGCGAAACGAGCACCGATACCATCTGGAAGGTGGACTACGACGGTAACTTGAAGCGACTGTTATTGAACGGAACCTCGCACAACCCGAAATCGTTGGACATCTTTGCCGACTCCATTTATTGGGCAGATTCGCGTGGCAACATTTACGAGGCCGGCTTGAGCAACGTTTTTAGCTACAGAATTGTGGTGGAAGCGTTGGAGGTGTCCTCGCTGAAAGACATTAAAGTATTCTCCAGTcgcaagcaaagcaaaaccaatgCCTGCGGAACATCAAACGGAGGCTGCCAAGAGCTTTGCCTGTTCAACGGTACGCATCCCATATGCGCCTGCTCACATGGTAAAATATCATCGGCCGATTTAAAGACCTGCGAGCCGTATGAAAACTTCCTACTCTTCTCGCGCCAATCCGCAATCGAAAGCATACACATGACGGATGCGAGCAATATAAATGGGCCCATACCGGAAATTAAGAATGCATCCTATCTGAAAAACACCATAGCCCTCAGCTACGATTACGACCAGCAGCTTATTTTCTACTCAGACGTGGATCACAGCACAATCAACTGTGTGCACTTTAATGGCACCAACCATCGACGCATCGTGACGAAGCAACTCACCGTAGAAGGACTCGCATTCAACATGCTCACGCGTGTACTGTTTTGGACATCGAACAATGAGGCGGCAATCCGATCGCTGGACCTGAACAATGCTTCTCTCTCCGATCCGACAGCAAACGCGGCGCTGGTACAGGACGTGATAAAACTCCGCGCTACAGACAAGCCACGCGGAATCGCCGTTGAGCCGTGTCTCGCGATGGTGTACTGGACAAACTGGAATCAGCAGGCCGCCTCAATACAGCGTGCATATCCGTCGGGATACGGTTTGGAAAGCATCATCACCTCCGACATCCAAATGCCGAACGCGCTGACGCTAGACTACCAGGCGCGTAAACTGTACTGGGCCGATGCGTTCCTGGACAAGGTCGAGCGGACGGACTACGACGGAAAACATCGTGTGGTTCTGGCACACTCCGCCCCGAAACATCCATTTGCACTGGCCGTGTTTGGGGATCTGCTGTTCTGGACGGATCTCACCGTGCACGCGGTCGTTCGGGCAAACAAATATTCCGGCAGTGACATCGTTTTGCTGCGCCGAGACATTGCACAACCGATGGGAATCGTGGCTGTGCAAAAGACAGACAAGGAATGTGCCGCCGATCCGTGCCAGGTCATGAACGGGTTCTGCGAAGACACCTGCTTGACCGATGCGTCCGGAAAGGTTGAATGTCATTGTACGCAGGGCGTGCTTGCTTCCGACGGTCAGCGCTGCATTCCGAAGTCGGTCAGCAACTGTTCCTCTTCCGAGTTTAGCTGCACCAACGGAAACTGTATACCGTTTCATCTCACGTGCGATTCCATCAAGCAGTGCCTGGACGGATCGGATGAGCTACCGACTTTCTGTGCGTACAGACCATGTCCGACAGGGTTTTTCCGATGCAACAATGCGCGCTGCATTCCGCAAAACCAGCAGTGTAACCACATACAGAACTGTGGCGACGGCAGCGACGAGGCTGGGTGTAGCTGCAACAGCTTAACGCACTTCCGATGCGCAAACGGGCAATGCATCGTCAAATCGATGCGCTGTGATTATGAGCCCGACTGCAAGGACGTATCGGACGAGATCGGATGTCCAGTGATGCGCAGCTGCATGACCGGATTTGTCAAATGTGCCAACACGACTGCCTGCTACATGCCGACCTGGCGCTGTGACGGTGAGAACGATTGTTGGGACAACTCGGACGAGCAGGATTGCCCGACGGCGATCCCAACCTGCCCGGAGGATAAATTCCTGTGCGCGAACGGGCGCTGTATACCACAGTCGTGGCGCTgtgacgacgaggacgactgCACGGATGCGCATGGAGGGGGCTTGAGCTCGGATGAGGTGGCGTGCGTGAAGCACTGTAAACCAAACCAATTCAAGTGCACAAACACCTCGGAGTGTATCTCGAACAGCTGGCAGTGTGATGGCCACCCGGACTGTGCCGATGGCTCGGATGAGGGTGAGCATTGTTCGAGACGCGATTGTCCCGAAACGGAGTTCCAATGTCCGACGACAAACCGGTGCATTCCCCAGAAGTGGGTGTGCGACGGTGATGTCGATTGCGGTGCCACCCAGGACGACGAGATGGGCTGCGACGACATGATGCTGAACGTGTGCGATAAGACGTCGTTCACGTGTACGAATGGTGAGTGCATCAGTCTGCTGGCCGTGTGCGATGGAGAGCAGGACTGTGTCGACGGTTCGGACGAGCCACTGTACTGCAAGGAAGATGAGGATGGGTTCGACGAGGATGAGGATTCGAGCGACCTGCTGTGTGGCGATACGGACCAGTTCCGCTGCAATAATGGCAAATGTATCGCTCGCAACCTCACCTGCAACGTGAACGATGATTGCGCGGACGGATCGGACGAAGATATTCGGTTGTGTCGCAATACGACGCTGATCTGTGCCGGGCCCGATCTGTTCCGGTGCGAAAGTGGAGCATGTATCGTCAGCAGCATGCTGTGCGACGGAGCGAATGATTGTGGCGACTGGAGCGACGAGAAGTCGTGCCAGGTAAACGAGTGTGAGATGATTCCGGATCTATGTGCACACGACTGTGAAGATCTTCCCGTGGGCTATGAATGCGTTTGCAGGAAGGGTTTTCGGGTGAATGTAAACGACAAGCACCTGTGTGTAGATGTGGACGAATGTACGGAACAGCAACCGCGACCGTGCAGCCAGACCTGCGTCAATACGCACGGCTCCTACCACTGTTCGTGTTTGGAAGGGTTCGTGCTGCGGGACAACGATACCTGCCGCGCGGATGGAGACCAGATCATCGCGCCGAAACTCATCTTCTCCAACCGGTACTATCTGCGAGAAGTGGATTTCAGCGGCGGAATGACAATTCTTGCACACAATCTCACCAACGCCATAACGCTGGACTTTGATTGGCAGGAGCAATGCTACTACTGGTCGGATGTGACACGCACGGTCACCACAGTGAAGCGAATGTGCGACAAAAGCGAAACCGGCGAAGACAATCATACCGTCGAGGTGGTACATAGAACTAATCTGAAGAATCCCGAAGGACTGGCAGTCGATTGGGTCGGCCGGAATTTGTACTGGTGCGATAAAGGTCTCGACACGATCGAGGTGTCGAAGCTGGACGGAAGATATCGGCGGATCTTGATTAACAAGGACCTGCAGAAACCTCGAGCAATTGCACTCGATCCCTATCGGCGCAACATGTACTGGACCGACTGGGGAGATCATCCGCACATCGGCCGGGCCGGTATGGACGGAAGCAATCAAACGATCTTGATCAAAGACCAGCTCGGCTGGCCAAACGCGCTCACGATCAGCTTTGAAACCAATCAACTGTTCTGGGGCGATGCTCGTGAAGATTACATCGCCGTGTGTGATCTGGATGGGACAAATGTGCGCATGCTGCTGACGCGAAATCGACAGCCGGCGCTCAACTTGCACCACGTATTCGCGATCGCCGTCTGGGAGGATCGTATCTACTGGTCGGATTTGGATTCGAAATCGATCGAGTACTGTCACAAGTACCGGGGCGATGGTTGCGGTACGCTCATCAACACCATACATCGCCCGATGGACATTCGAATCTATCATCCCTACCGGCAGAAGCAACCCGCCGTTAACCCATGCGAAACGGCCGGCTGCCAAACGCTGTGTGTTCTTTCGCCTGAACCAGCCGGCTACCGGTGTCTTTGCCCGGATAACTTTATCCTGGCGGCGGACGGGAAGAGCTGCGTGGCAAATTGCTCGGCCGCACACTTCCAGTGCCGGGATACGTTCAAGTGCATTCCATTCTATTGGCGCTGTGACAAGCAGGACGACTGTGGGGACGGCAGCGACGAACCGGAGGACTGCCCCACGTTCACCTGCGAAGCGGGCCAATTCCAGTGCCTCAACAAACATTGTATTAATCCGAGCCAAATCTGTGATGGCATCGATCAGTGCGGCGATCTTACGGACGAGCGAGACTGCGATCAGTTCGAGTGTTTCAGCTCCCATTTTAAGTGTGGTGCGTCGGCGGCCAAGAATACGAGCGCGTTCTGCATAGAAGGTGCCCGGCGCTGCGATGAAGAAGTCAACTGTCCGAACGGTGAAGATGAGCGGGACTGTGAGCCGAAAATCTGTACCTCCACCCAGTTCCGCTGCGCAAACGGTGGCAAGTGCATCGATCGGACGTGGGTTTGCGATAACGTGCCGGACTGTCACGACGGTTCGGACGAGCAGGTTTGCGGTCCGGCCACCACCTGCCCTGAGCACGAGTTTCGCTGTAGCGAAGGCCGCTGCATACCGCAGTCGTGG from Anopheles stephensi strain Indian chromosome 2, UCI_ANSTEP_V1.0, whole genome shotgun sequence includes the following:
- the LOC118507154 gene encoding low-density lipoprotein receptor-related protein 1 isoform X1; protein product: MMYASRRSDRSRPGSRSVPTIDDGWERAEYLQQQQQQPPQQQQRQGQRDGRVRPSPISRAYANARLLVSLGTLALLVTVAATVVPAGGVSLTGSNIASVQISGASAARWTKATETGSNLRRVPRSSIVPGRKEAPITSAPEETEATCSQTQFTCMMDGKCIPALWRCDTSADCSDGSDEVGCDKAHACNEGMFHCKVSNRCIPHDWTCDGDVDCGLMEKYHMVDTSDEDPQLCRAHKKCLPTQALCGDGKCLEIDRFCDGSWDCSNDELNCTSNNTATASAPTSACDALKCSYDCRLTPEGPKCFCAKDSQPNGNVCEDFDECQIEGLCDQLCKNQHGSYQCSCTTGYVKQGNTCTAVNLPKDEPASLLFATFNKVQKVSISNRTAVLERYSASHDTDEGEYLKQSFPRIRALEMVHRNRTFCLARIKGKSLLECYSVDNTSLSWTMPRPDLFPNLEDIVDIRLDWVSGNWYYLDQQREIIFVCSPQMVHCAIVVEALSEVLRPRRMALDPTKGFLFFSKWGSGDVSIERSLLDGTNRSSIVQNKIITPLDIALDLVMQHVYWVDTHLDTVQRVNYDGSGRWFPKRSTNFMFHFQTLYALDVFERTIYMASWQNGSIVALNGTTGEARIVVPNASHAVHLHVFHRQKQPEVAHPCRIQNGGCDQLCIPVWKKIGVAIAQCMCSPGYRLKTKSQCVLIKRPTFLLYAKTSPAMIRGFAVGIKSQEAIVPVTNLGGHITFDYHVEDQLIFFSHSNKDSPSFRIEAQKLDGTGRELILESPGSCDGISYDWLGNNIFWTDSDRNHISVVKLGPKRSRYTVLRHLYAPKSIVVDPKQGWMYWSSWSVPGGRIDRAWMSGSQPEQLVGSKERPIEWPTGLSIDTIQKRLYWCDGRLNVIESVNLDGSNRVLLFDGRSQNRFPVALAVHRQLVYFADNVKGHIEKLNLSDPLALETIAIEKPQVLGLKIFDNLTQYGGNGRNTCEIDCPGICLNTPAAIASCKCEDGQILSLATDGTPVTCVPFNLQHSLETCNNTTHFLCRNKVDCIEIKYTCDGDRDCEDGSDEETTPDGPCDPNCDLEHNFKCDEQRCISRVHVCDGSVDCIDESDEDYINCPNKTCSEHFFQCEVSHRCIPNTWVCDRHLDCGPNDNSDEPEHCHKCPEFECRNAACVPFEFLCDGVDNCGDRSDETQCDVECGANEFFCSPHGCIDRSLMCDPKLNCLNAFHECDKHAKAGTNATTDPSIPVRSESELKDLCRQDLKIICGGDKQCEENYNRACQRMEFGPFNETMTCHHPDRLCRITNECIKVAQLCNGRTDCPDGTDEGFLCEEKKCDKYNDCSHSCHNAPEGLVCSCPPHLFLQPNGRDCGHDHACDTWGTCSQICTKTGTHYRCSCVEGYTLTYDKFTCRSNNADSPYVIFSNRQEILGFDLNTLGVRSFYTSLRNTIALDFLYRNDSIQIFWSDVMDDKIYRGTLKNDTLSNVEAVVQSGLSTAEGLAVDWIGMNIYWIDSNLDQIEVAKTNGSFRRTLVAGDMVNPRAIALDPMEGVLFWTDWEEGSPRLERCTMAGENRTVIKYVGSDGGWPNGIALDYIPRRVYWIDARSDSIHTITYDGQDHHLVIKDQGVLAHPFSITVFDNYVYWTDWRTYSVIRANKWNGTDVAVIQKTQSQPFGIQILHSSRQPNSQPNPCAVNNGGCSHLCLLSVGLRHECACPHVMRLHEDRMQCVPNEEILLFVVLTEIRGVDLQQPAHYTIPTISHQTQVVQPSVLDYDISAARLYWNDIQLNEIKSSGLATGPIETILDTDVSHSLGFAVDWISKLLYFSTGNETHSRIMVSNLNGEYVTEIADDLTLVNSLVVYPTRGMMYFATMSETPKLYELYASRMDGSERQLISNSTFYPVDSLALDFETNRLYYISSRPGEIYYYDIGSGKIIQVLSSHQDSHPISTITIYRDSIYYDDNHDGRIMRCNKNLCQNPVSVRNNTSGLNAIRMYHPGAQSGTNSCQKRTDGTSATGCEHLCIPVSAQSHVCRCAIGYKSDPRNASRCIGLDDILVYSIGHQLRGIALSLSAESVGSQPRNQDQDSLGPLQQISLATSIDFHVAHDYVYIADTDRGSITRIKRDGSAREVIISNFEQVVDGSTLDWLGGIAIDWVAQNIYWTDQKRNLIEVARLNGSLRYVVASDVESPQLLAIDPIQGYLFYVTRGTIGRMGLDGSGNFILVNRTSGISDLALDLENQVVYWCETSTDTIWKVDYDGNLKRLLLNGTSHNPKSLDIFADSIYWADSRGNIYEAGLSNVFSYRIVVEALEVSSLKDIKVFSSRKQSKTNACGTSNGGCQELCLFNGTHPICACSHGKISSADLKTCEPYENFLLFSRQSAIESIHMTDASNINGPIPEIKNASYLKNTIALSYDYDQQLIFYSDVDHSTINCVHFNGTNHRRIVTKQLTVEGLAFNMLTRVLFWTSNNEAAIRSLDLNNASLSDPTANAALVQDVIKLRATDKPRGIAVEPCLAMVYWTNWNQQAASIQRAYPSGYGLESIITSDIQMPNALTLDYQARKLYWADAFLDKVERTDYDGKHRVVLAHSAPKHPFALAVFGDLLFWTDLTVHAVVRANKYSGSDIVLLRRDIAQPMGIVAVQKTDKECAADPCQVMNGFCEDTCLTDASGKVECHCTQGVLASDGQRCIPKSVSNCSSSEFSCTNGNCIPFHLTCDSIKQCLDGSDELPTFCAYRPCPTGFFRCNNARCIPQNQQCNHIQNCGDGSDEAGCSCNSLTHFRCANGQCIVKSMRCDYEPDCKDVSDEIGCPVMRSCMTGFVKCANTTACYMPTWRCDGENDCWDNSDEQDCPTAIPTCPEDKFLCANGRCIPQSWRCDDEDDCTDAHGGGLSSDEVACVKHCKPNQFKCTNTSECISNSWQCDGHPDCADGSDEGEHCSRRDCPETEFQCPTTNRCIPQKWVCDGDVDCGATQDDEMGCDDMMLNVCDKTSFTCTNGECISLLAVCDGEQDCVDGSDEPLYCKEDEDGFDEDEDSSDLLCGDTDQFRCNNGKCIARNLTCNVNDDCADGSDEDIRLCRNTTLICAGPDLFRCESGACIVSSMLCDGANDCGDWSDEKSCQVNECEMIPDLCAHDCEDLPVGYECVCRKGFRVNVNDKHLCVDVDECTEQQPRPCSQTCVNTHGSYHCSCLEGFVLRDNDTCRADGDQIIAPKLIFSNRYYLREVDFSGGMTILAHNLTNAITLDFDWQEQCYYWSDVTRTVTTVKRMCDKSETGEDNHTVEVVHRTNLKNPEGLAVDWVGRNLYWCDKGLDTIEVSKLDGRYRRILINKDLQKPRAIALDPYRRNMYWTDWGDHPHIGRAGMDGSNQTILIKDQLGWPNALTISFETNQLFWGDAREDYIAVCDLDGTNVRMLLTRNRQPALNLHHVFAIAVWEDRIYWSDLDSKSIEYCHKYRGDGCGTLINTIHRPMDIRIYHPYRQKQPAVNPCETAGCQTLCVLSPEPAGYRCLCPDNFILAADGKSCVANCSAAHFQCRDTFKCIPFYWRCDKQDDCGDGSDEPEDCPTFTCEAGQFQCLNKHCINPSQICDGIDQCGDLTDERDCDQFECFSSHFKCGASAAKNTSAFCIEGARRCDEEVNCPNGEDERDCEPKICTSTQFRCANGGKCIDRTWVCDNVPDCHDGSDEQVCGPATTCPEHEFRCSEGRCIPQSWLCDDENDCANGEDETENCKKPEAITCEPTNFRCNNSKCIPGRWRCDFENDCGDNSDEMNCELRNCSESEFRCRDGHCIRGIRRCDNEFNCADHSDEENCNVTCGADQFKCKNHPACISNKFKCDGDNDCIDESDEEDCECQEGEYRCNNGKCILGSWVCDGIDDCLDNSDEMGGYCKEHGCNKRAFRCANRNCIRKSLMCDNKDDCGDNSDEKSALCQKCPPNSFRCNSDSKCIDIALRCDQTPHCLDESDEIGCIKTGCGFGACSQICVEKKGHFTCRCAEGYAKSGTGRNATCVAVDEQGILLVASESDFRSLYVDTPVMGYLQTSSLKIDRFDFAITRHNITLFWIDSYDTSINKILMDTTVKDGDYSQPPPSKKKHSRRDLPAPAPPSYDRIKTLDGKHSSVVLKDDEIVPIAIACDWLTERLYVINKKRSNIFVMSFNGTDHTTLTATGKHPIDLVVDPVSGFMVWSIMETIISSGMDGHAKQKLVHTNVEWASGLAIDTITKRLYWADYRKSTIETCLLLTGGDRHVIAELHDYSKPKLLDVFEDSVYVILYNQNILKLNKYGRDNGTYMNEEARGAGGSGGYRSSDVHFIHPLKHDRSVPNPCIMHPCHNSTVCLLSTENRLRRSCVCTDARPVAVFDDRGEVKECLEATPHTPECKLHCNYGTCFIDSDGQQKCKCSASFDGKYCDHYICSGYCKNKGFCEIVNNEPRCTCVPQWTGKRCDISTNKCQRYCHNGGNCTIVQRDGGSLSCSCPAGYTGDQCEHCSNLRCENGGVCRKTTTDRSQCLCAEGYVGRNCEKNVCTAFCENGGECTIERGAAKCSCPENTYGERCQLRDCPDLCRNGGDCVPGERPYCKCRQGYEGRYCEHDLCELPEGTRPSYCLLIRPTTEPSAHPPSSSCASFSCNNGGHCLEVRGMPLCNCTMQYAGEHCESYVTYRNPCNNFCFNNGICRLDLFSSPNGTYIPSCVCIGEWTGKQCDRPPRCIGDCGTCIEGSSINECTCEDNEVSTCLQEVSLSELERMDANGSSFTLSVLAIVLFAILIIAAGLGGTFYGLRRRRTGQPFLHARLTDNVEITNPMYLGDADEGPAFVHEDDKVHFGNPVYEQMYAGSVNVHSDSSTIAGNSAHPLLTTGSTAPEEKKGLLQHPQEDTIAADLL